One part of the Anser cygnoides isolate HZ-2024a breed goose chromosome 9, Taihu_goose_T2T_genome, whole genome shotgun sequence genome encodes these proteins:
- the GPR55 gene encoding G-protein coupled receptor 55, with amino-acid sequence MTNDSVECDFKVIDKLAVTIQFGISIPTFILGLPLNVLALSIFCRFWSRQTKTSVYMINLALADILLLLSLPLKLYYSTKEAPGLLCAFIQSLYFVNTYGSIFIIVCITIDRYICIKHPFEGRANQSPKWAILVCCFIWAVTWLCSSPMYVFQEKDELLCFHNMSKQAWSIPYIVSVEIFGFLIPLSVIIFCSGQNIWILLNHKNRAKKKAEDRGSLLVIIINLVVFLVCFTPVHLAICLQCLVRQHVIVDCSLKLKISLFIQVSMMFANLNCCLDTIFYYFAVREFREKTHLKKIIELCPVFKPCAT; translated from the coding sequence ATGACCAACGACAGTGTGGAATGCGACTTTAAAGTCATCGACAAGTTAGCAGTCACCATCCAGTTTGGGATCTCCATCCCCACCTTCATTCTCGGTTTGCCTCTCAACGTCCTAGCCCTCTCCATATTCTGCCGCTTTTGGAGCAGACAGACCAAAACCTCAGTCTACATGATCAATCTCGCACTTGCAGATatcctgctgcttctctcactCCCGCTTAAACTGTACTACTCTACTAAAGAAGCACCTGGGCTCCTGTGTGCCTTTATCCAGTCTCTGTACTTTGTCAATACGTACGGCAGTATCTTCATCATCGTCTGCATTACTATTGACAGATATATCTGCATAAAGCACCCATTTGAAGGTCGGGCTAACCAATCCCCCAAGTGGGCAATCTTGGTTTGCTGCTTCATCTGGGCAGTAACTTGGCTTTGCAGCAGCCCCATGTATGTGTTTCAAGAGAAAGATGAATTACTTTGTTTTCACAACATGTCAAAACAGGCCTGGAGCATTCCCTATATTGTTTCTGTGGAGATCTTTGGATTTCTGATCCCACTCTCAGTGATAATTTTCTGCTCTGGCCAAAACATCTGGATTCTTCTGAATCACAAAAACCGTgctaaaaagaaagcagaagacagaGGCTCCTTACTAGTAATTATCATCAACCTTGTGGTGTTTTTGGTGTGTTTCACACCTGTCCATCTTGCGATCTGCCTACAGTGCCTGGTGAGACAGCACGTGATAGTGGACTGCAGTCTGAAACTAAAAATCAGCCTCTTCATTCAAGTGTCAATGATGTTTGCCAACCTGAACTGCTGTCTCGATACCATCTTCTATTACTTCGCCGTAAGAGAATTTCGTGAGAAAACacacctgaaaaaaattattgaaCTATGTCCTGTCTTTAAGCCTTGTGCCACATGA